A stretch of Leptospira perdikensis DNA encodes these proteins:
- a CDS encoding AAA family ATPase, whose amino-acid sequence MQINKEQITEISDQVKLLRSELSESISGMDNVIQSLFVGLVANGHVLLEGMPGLAKTLVAKNLASIIDAKFSRVQFTPDLLPADLTGTNIFNPKTSSFEIRKGPIFTNVLLADEINRAPAKVQSALLQCMEERQVSIADVTFDLEPPFFVIATQNPIDQEGTYPLPEAQLDRFLFKVIVTYPTFDDEVAILHQHGSLNVTKKKSKKTLKPQEIQKISGISNQVFVEPKLQNYIVNLTRNTRPETTVDSELKNFIQHGVSPRASLAMLKVSRIHALLEGRDFVIPEDIQRFFSEIVKHRLHLTIDAISEDISTDSIIKRILSVTEVP is encoded by the coding sequence ATGCAAATAAACAAAGAACAAATTACAGAAATTTCCGACCAAGTAAAATTACTTCGGTCGGAACTATCCGAATCGATATCAGGGATGGATAATGTCATTCAGTCCCTATTTGTAGGATTGGTTGCTAATGGACACGTGTTACTTGAAGGAATGCCAGGTCTTGCAAAAACACTTGTAGCCAAAAACTTAGCATCTATCATTGATGCAAAATTTTCCAGAGTACAATTTACACCAGATTTGTTACCAGCAGACCTTACTGGCACAAATATCTTTAACCCGAAAACTTCGTCCTTTGAGATCAGAAAAGGACCAATATTCACAAATGTTTTGTTAGCTGACGAAATCAACAGAGCACCCGCAAAGGTTCAATCTGCCTTACTCCAATGTATGGAAGAAAGACAGGTTTCCATTGCTGATGTAACCTTTGATTTAGAACCTCCCTTTTTTGTAATAGCAACACAAAACCCTATTGACCAAGAAGGGACATACCCACTCCCAGAAGCCCAACTAGATCGATTTTTATTTAAAGTAATTGTCACCTATCCAACATTTGACGATGAAGTTGCAATTTTACACCAACATGGAAGTTTGAACGTTACAAAGAAAAAATCAAAGAAAACTCTCAAACCACAAGAAATCCAAAAAATCTCAGGAATTTCAAATCAAGTGTTTGTGGAACCAAAACTACAAAACTACATCGTTAACCTCACGAGGAACACAAGACCAGAAACTACCGTCGATAGTGAACTAAAAAATTTCATTCAACATGGAGTCAGTCCTCGCGCCAGTCTTGCGATGTTAAAAGTAAGTAGAATTCATGCCCTTCTGGAAGGACGTGACTTTGTAATCCCCGAAGATATCCAACGTTTTTTTTCCGAAATCGTTAAACACAGACTTCACCTAACAATTGATGCCATCAGTGAGGACATCAGCACAGATTCTATTATCAAACGAATCCTATCTGTTACGGAAGTTCCATAA
- a CDS encoding LIC20035 family adhesin codes for WIRTERFKNSGGLRAVGEVKTECGGAKCTEDQVSKFAPAKIKSLPKNGTWEEYIQFEQPGSTAENPKYKSTLDQVGEYLDGKKTGIWKKPDPESPQKFLAETPWVDGKKEGVAKTFDKQGTITSETNYADDKKNGPYYRKNNKGEWVEKGSFKDNEEDGEWTYHFVGADGNGIKTKVSFSNGLKNGQETNYYKDGAVESQGSYVSDIRNGLWKMYGSKGNILAEGTYSKKENSENLDIKYERTGIWKEYYADGKIFGVGPRKHTRSGEWKFYYKNGQIGYHGNMANESMLESAKVYDNTGKILGEGKLFFSLVKIDEETQDLKLNYKPSIPYTYFYPSGKKRMVIRSTEDATEYSEDGKELGKGPVEPQGRKMGCWTIGGKTEYYMIDKPMPKMTPSQCK; via the coding sequence ATGGATTCGAACAGAACGTTTCAAAAACTCAGGAGGACTCCGAGCCGTCGGAGAAGTAAAAACGGAATGTGGTGGTGCTAAGTGCACAGAAGACCAGGTTTCAAAGTTTGCTCCCGCAAAAATCAAATCGTTACCAAAAAATGGGACTTGGGAAGAATACATCCAATTCGAACAACCAGGTTCCACAGCAGAAAATCCAAAATATAAATCCACACTAGACCAAGTGGGCGAGTATCTTGATGGGAAAAAAACAGGAATTTGGAAAAAACCAGATCCAGAAAGTCCGCAAAAATTTCTCGCCGAAACTCCATGGGTAGATGGGAAAAAAGAAGGTGTTGCTAAAACCTTTGACAAACAAGGGACAATCACTTCTGAAACCAACTATGCAGATGACAAAAAAAATGGTCCCTACTACCGAAAGAATAACAAAGGTGAGTGGGTAGAAAAAGGTTCCTTTAAAGATAATGAAGAAGATGGTGAGTGGACATACCACTTTGTCGGAGCAGACGGAAACGGAATCAAAACAAAAGTATCATTTTCTAATGGCTTAAAAAATGGCCAAGAGACCAACTATTACAAAGATGGTGCTGTCGAATCACAAGGATCCTATGTTTCAGACATTCGCAACGGTCTGTGGAAGATGTATGGATCAAAAGGAAACATTTTAGCTGAAGGGACTTATTCAAAAAAAGAAAATTCTGAAAACTTGGACATTAAGTACGAAAGAACAGGAATCTGGAAAGAATACTATGCTGATGGAAAAATATTTGGAGTTGGTCCACGAAAACATACAAGATCAGGGGAATGGAAGTTCTACTATAAAAATGGTCAAATCGGATACCATGGTAATATGGCAAATGAAAGTATGTTAGAATCTGCTAAAGTTTATGACAATACTGGAAAAATTCTCGGAGAAGGAAAACTTTTCTTTTCACTCGTGAAAATTGACGAAGAAACACAAGACTTAAAACTAAATTATAAACCAAGTATTCCTTATACTTACTTCTACCCTTCCGGAAAAAAAAGGATGGTCATTCGATCCACTGAAGATGCCACCGAATATTCCGAAGATGGTAAAGAATTAGGCAAAGGACCTGTAGAACCTCAAGGAAGAAAAATGGGTTGTTGGACCATTGGAGGCAAAACAGAATATTATATGATTGATAAACCAATGCCAAAAATGACTCCTTCGCAATGCAAATAA